A window of the Pangasianodon hypophthalmus isolate fPanHyp1 chromosome 12, fPanHyp1.pri, whole genome shotgun sequence genome harbors these coding sequences:
- the pdk2a gene encoding pyruvate dehydrogenase (acetyl-transferring) kinase isozyme 2, mitochondrial isoform X2, which translates to MKEINLLPDRLLTTPSVQMVHGWYAQSLMEILEFLDKSPTDHRVLGDFVETLVNIRNRHNDVVPTMAQGVIEYKEAFGQDPLTNQNIQYFLDRFYTSRISIRMLINQHTLIFDGATNPVHPNTIGSIDPHCEVADVVKDAYESAKMLCDQYYLSSPDLVLRQHNINNMNLPISIVYVPSHLYHMLFELFKNAMRATIENHNEGTNLPPIEVMVAIGGEDLSIKMSDRGGGVPFRKMENLFSYMYSTAPTPQIGQHRTPLAGFGYGLPITRLYARYFQGDLQLYSMEGYGTDAVIHLKALSTDSVERLPVYNKTALRNYKVSQGADDWCVPSREPLDLAGFRLAK; encoded by the exons ATGAAAGAAATCAACTTACTCCCAGACAGATTGCTTACTACTCCATCAGTTCAGATGGTGCATGGCTG gtATGCTCAGAGTTTGATGGAGATCCTTGAGTTCTTGGATAAAAGTCCCACTGACCACAGAGTTCTGGGAGA CTTTGTGGAAACCCTGGTGAATATTAGAAATAGACATAATGATGTTGTTCCTACAATGGCGCAAGGTGTGATTGAGTACAAAGAAGCTTTTGGTCAAGATCCACTCACTAATCAGAACATCCAGTACTTCTTAGACCGATTCTACACGAGCCGAATATCCATCCGTATGCTTATCAACCAGCACA CTCTAATCTTTGATGGTGCCACAAATCCTGTTCACCCCAACACCATTGGAAGTATTGATCCTCACTGTGAAGTAGCAGATGTTGTCAAAG ATGCCTATGAGAGTGCCAAGATGCTGTGTGACCAGTACTACCTCAGCTCTCCTGACCTGGTGCTGCGACAACACAACA TTAACAACATGAACCTGCCTATTAGCATAGTGTATGTGCCTTCCCATCTCTACCATATGCTGTTTGAATTATTCAAG AACGCTATGAGGGCAACTATTGAAAACCATAATGAAGGCACCAATCTTCCACCTATTGAAGTTATGGTGGCTATTGGTGGAGAGGACCTTTCTATCAAG ATGAGTGACAGGGGTGGTGGCGTCCCTTTCAGGAAGATGGAGAATCTGTTCAGCTACATGTATTCAACAGCTCCGACTCCTCAGATTGGCCAGCATAGAACTCCTCTG GCTGGCTTTGGTTACGGGCTGCCAATCACGCGCCTCTATGCAAGGTATTTCCAGGGAGACCTCCAGCTCTACTCTATGGAGGGCTACGGTACTGACGCTGTTATTCACCTGAAG gcTTTATCCACTGACTCCGTAGAAAGGCTTCCAGTGTATAACAAGACGGCTCTACGGAACTACAAAGTGAGCCAGGGAGCAGATGATTGGTGTGTGCCAAGCAGAGAGCCGCTGGACCTGGCAGGATTCCGGCTGGCTAAATGA
- the pdk2a gene encoding pyruvate dehydrogenase (acetyl-transferring) kinase isozyme 2, mitochondrial isoform X1, translating into MKFVRFIMQNSALASVPKHIEHFSKFSPSPLSMKQFLDFGSTNACEKTSFVFLRQELPVRLSNIMKEINLLPDRLLTTPSVQMVHGWYAQSLMEILEFLDKSPTDHRVLGDFVETLVNIRNRHNDVVPTMAQGVIEYKEAFGQDPLTNQNIQYFLDRFYTSRISIRMLINQHTLIFDGATNPVHPNTIGSIDPHCEVADVVKDAYESAKMLCDQYYLSSPDLVLRQHNINNMNLPISIVYVPSHLYHMLFELFKNAMRATIENHNEGTNLPPIEVMVAIGGEDLSIKMSDRGGGVPFRKMENLFSYMYSTAPTPQIGQHRTPLAGFGYGLPITRLYARYFQGDLQLYSMEGYGTDAVIHLKALSTDSVERLPVYNKTALRNYKVSQGADDWCVPSREPLDLAGFRLAK; encoded by the exons ATGAAGTTCGTGAGGTTTATTATGCAGAATTCGGCCTTGGCCAGCGTGCCCAAGCACATCGAGCACTTCTCGAAATTTTCACCATCTCCTCTGTCTATGAAGCAATTCCTAGATTTCG GTTCAACAAATGCATGTGAAAAGACTTCCTTCGTCTTCTTGAGGCAAGAGCTCCCAGTGCGTCTGTCCAACATCATGAAAGAAATCAACTTACTCCCAGACAGATTGCTTACTACTCCATCAGTTCAGATGGTGCATGGCTG gtATGCTCAGAGTTTGATGGAGATCCTTGAGTTCTTGGATAAAAGTCCCACTGACCACAGAGTTCTGGGAGA CTTTGTGGAAACCCTGGTGAATATTAGAAATAGACATAATGATGTTGTTCCTACAATGGCGCAAGGTGTGATTGAGTACAAAGAAGCTTTTGGTCAAGATCCACTCACTAATCAGAACATCCAGTACTTCTTAGACCGATTCTACACGAGCCGAATATCCATCCGTATGCTTATCAACCAGCACA CTCTAATCTTTGATGGTGCCACAAATCCTGTTCACCCCAACACCATTGGAAGTATTGATCCTCACTGTGAAGTAGCAGATGTTGTCAAAG ATGCCTATGAGAGTGCCAAGATGCTGTGTGACCAGTACTACCTCAGCTCTCCTGACCTGGTGCTGCGACAACACAACA TTAACAACATGAACCTGCCTATTAGCATAGTGTATGTGCCTTCCCATCTCTACCATATGCTGTTTGAATTATTCAAG AACGCTATGAGGGCAACTATTGAAAACCATAATGAAGGCACCAATCTTCCACCTATTGAAGTTATGGTGGCTATTGGTGGAGAGGACCTTTCTATCAAG ATGAGTGACAGGGGTGGTGGCGTCCCTTTCAGGAAGATGGAGAATCTGTTCAGCTACATGTATTCAACAGCTCCGACTCCTCAGATTGGCCAGCATAGAACTCCTCTG GCTGGCTTTGGTTACGGGCTGCCAATCACGCGCCTCTATGCAAGGTATTTCCAGGGAGACCTCCAGCTCTACTCTATGGAGGGCTACGGTACTGACGCTGTTATTCACCTGAAG gcTTTATCCACTGACTCCGTAGAAAGGCTTCCAGTGTATAACAAGACGGCTCTACGGAACTACAAAGTGAGCCAGGGAGCAGATGATTGGTGTGTGCCAAGCAGAGAGCCGCTGGACCTGGCAGGATTCCGGCTGGCTAAATGA
- the pdk2a gene encoding pyruvate dehydrogenase (acetyl-transferring) kinase isozyme 2, mitochondrial isoform X3, translated as MQLLQEGLCTHCPIFTTSSSPCSYAQSLMEILEFLDKSPTDHRVLGDFVETLVNIRNRHNDVVPTMAQGVIEYKEAFGQDPLTNQNIQYFLDRFYTSRISIRMLINQHTLIFDGATNPVHPNTIGSIDPHCEVADVVKDAYESAKMLCDQYYLSSPDLVLRQHNINNMNLPISIVYVPSHLYHMLFELFKNAMRATIENHNEGTNLPPIEVMVAIGGEDLSIKMSDRGGGVPFRKMENLFSYMYSTAPTPQIGQHRTPLAGFGYGLPITRLYARYFQGDLQLYSMEGYGTDAVIHLKALSTDSVERLPVYNKTALRNYKVSQGADDWCVPSREPLDLAGFRLAK; from the exons ATGCAGCTCCTCCAAGAGGGTCTTTGTACACATTGTCCTATTTTCACTACCTCTTCTTCTCCTTGCTC gtATGCTCAGAGTTTGATGGAGATCCTTGAGTTCTTGGATAAAAGTCCCACTGACCACAGAGTTCTGGGAGA CTTTGTGGAAACCCTGGTGAATATTAGAAATAGACATAATGATGTTGTTCCTACAATGGCGCAAGGTGTGATTGAGTACAAAGAAGCTTTTGGTCAAGATCCACTCACTAATCAGAACATCCAGTACTTCTTAGACCGATTCTACACGAGCCGAATATCCATCCGTATGCTTATCAACCAGCACA CTCTAATCTTTGATGGTGCCACAAATCCTGTTCACCCCAACACCATTGGAAGTATTGATCCTCACTGTGAAGTAGCAGATGTTGTCAAAG ATGCCTATGAGAGTGCCAAGATGCTGTGTGACCAGTACTACCTCAGCTCTCCTGACCTGGTGCTGCGACAACACAACA TTAACAACATGAACCTGCCTATTAGCATAGTGTATGTGCCTTCCCATCTCTACCATATGCTGTTTGAATTATTCAAG AACGCTATGAGGGCAACTATTGAAAACCATAATGAAGGCACCAATCTTCCACCTATTGAAGTTATGGTGGCTATTGGTGGAGAGGACCTTTCTATCAAG ATGAGTGACAGGGGTGGTGGCGTCCCTTTCAGGAAGATGGAGAATCTGTTCAGCTACATGTATTCAACAGCTCCGACTCCTCAGATTGGCCAGCATAGAACTCCTCTG GCTGGCTTTGGTTACGGGCTGCCAATCACGCGCCTCTATGCAAGGTATTTCCAGGGAGACCTCCAGCTCTACTCTATGGAGGGCTACGGTACTGACGCTGTTATTCACCTGAAG gcTTTATCCACTGACTCCGTAGAAAGGCTTCCAGTGTATAACAAGACGGCTCTACGGAACTACAAAGTGAGCCAGGGAGCAGATGATTGGTGTGTGCCAAGCAGAGAGCCGCTGGACCTGGCAGGATTCCGGCTGGCTAAATGA
- the LOC113527562 gene encoding uncharacterized protein LOC113527562, protein MGVSSIQMLSVLLVCVASTKQTEGSYALKMWSKGDHAFREQLALMYKEIEALRHDQSLMKQKQEDMTQAVMHCTQMQADTYKEVNVTSLEKGSTSMLYSFSQEEEGDVNDEGLNPCYSYKSLNQDWRATNYSTRQVSCDRNVKWNGWYRLFYRGKSIQMPELCVKRERCGTHAPLWLVGGHPRKRDGIVTRKICGHWNNNCCAFQSPPIQVKACQGNYYVYKFVQPLACHLAYCADVNTLVCGKCKKNEICTSKDKIRWFCKKTKRRVKAKVHFFAAYPGSLSGKVNQIRYSKVYVNVGGAFNRLTGVFTAPVKGIYQFFFSTQAARTGRKTDLWLVVNGYWVSVSHTHVSVSNTVGALSTYMTTLRKGALVYVTHNCGNSYANSASNTIVFGGSLLLAQT, encoded by the exons ATGGGGGTCTCAAGCATTCAGATGCTGTCAGTGCTGTTGGTCTGTGTGGCCAGTACAAAGCAAACGGAAGGATCA TATGCACTGAAAATGTGGAGCAAGGGAGACCATGCTTTTCGGGAACAACTCGCTTTAATGTATAAG GAAATAGAAGCCCTGAGACATGACCAAAGTTTGATGAAACAGAAACAAGAAGACATGACGCAG GCGGTGATGCACTGTACACAAATGCAAGCAGACACATATAAGGAGGTGAATGTGACTTCCCTGGAAAAAG GCAGCACCTCTATGCTGTACTCCTTTTCCCAAGAGGAGGAGGGTGATGTCAATGATGAAGGCCTCAACCCCTGTTACAGCTACAAGTCACTCAACCAGGACTGGAGAGCCACCAACTACAGCACCAGGCAAGTTTCCTGTGATCGCAATGTGAAGTGGAATGGCTGGTATCGCCTGTTTTACAGGGGAAAAAGCATCCAAATGCCTGAGCTGTGCGTGAAGAGGGAAAGATGTGGCACACATGCCCCGCTGTGGTTAGTAGGTGGTCACCCACGCAAACGTGATGGAATTGTCACACGTAAAATTTGCGGCCATTGGAACAATAACTGCTGCGCCTTCCAATCCCCTCCCATCCAAGTGAAAGCATGCCAGGGCAATTACTATGTCTACAAGTTTGTCCAGCCACTGGCCTGTCATCTGGCCTACTGTGCAG ATGTTAACACTCTTGTCTGTGGgaaatgtaagaaaaatgaaatttgtACCAGCAAAGACAAGATCAGGTGGTTttgtaagaaaacaaaaagaagag TGAAAGCCAAAGTGCACTTCTTCGCTGCCTACCCTGGCTCACTGTCTGGCAAAGTGAACCAAATCCGGTACAGTAAGGTGTATGTGAACGTGGGCGGGGCCTTCAACAGGCTCACGGGTGTGTTCACGGCTCCAGTCAAGGGCATCTATCAGTTCTTCTTCTCCACTCAGGCTGCGAGGACTGGGCGTAAGACTGACCTGTGGCTCGTCGTGAATGGCTATTGGGTTTCAGTGTCTCACACTCATGTCAGCGTCTCAAACACAGTAGGAGCTCTTTCAACATACATGACCACTCTGCGCAAAGGTGCCTTAGTATACGTGACCCATAACTGTGGCAACTCCTATGCTAACTCTGCATCCAACACCATTGTATTTGGGGGTTCACTGCTTTTAGCACAAACATGA